From the Rhodospirillales bacterium genome, the window CTTCCAGCACCTCAAGGCCGTGATCGAAAATCAGCAGCCGTTCGTCCGTTCCAAGACCTATTTCGGCCCTAGGGTCCGGACTCAATTGGCCCACCATACTACGGCGGCGGCCAAGAACACGCCGGAGAGGAAGACGTCGGCGCGTTTGTCGTAACGGGTGGCGATCCGCCGGAAGTCCTTGAGACGACAGAACATG encodes:
- a CDS encoding IS5/IS1182 family transposase; translated protein: MFCRLKDFRRIATRYDKRADVFLSGVFLAAAVVWWAN